One window of Trifolium pratense cultivar HEN17-A07 linkage group LG5, ARS_RC_1.1, whole genome shotgun sequence genomic DNA carries:
- the LOC123883199 gene encoding disease resistance protein RGA2-like, whose product MAEQIPYAVAASLVNRLASAAFREFGRIYGVMDQLERLKSTVESIRAVLLDAEEKQQKSHAVQIWIKRLKDDVLHPADNLLDEFLIEDMRHKMDESHKNKVSQVLHSLSPNRIAFRRKMAHEIEKIQKKLNDVVKDMSSLNLNHNIVAVEQSNTIRRETSSFVSQSDIIGREDNKNEIISLLRQSHENQHISVVAIVGIGGLGKTALAQLVYNDGEIKNIFENIMWVCVSDNFDVKTILKNMLESLTKSKIDEPLSLDNLQNMFRDKLTSQRYLLVLDDIWNESFEKWAQLRTYLMCGAQGSKILVTTRSKTVAQTMGVSDPYVLNGLTQEESWGLLKKITFGHDTIEVNRSLESIGKKMAKKCSGVPLAIRTLGGLLQGKIEEREWIDVLQGDFWKSCEDEESIMPVLKRSYQNLSPQLRQCFAYCSLYPKDSIIQKDELIHLWMAQGYFECSGGKKLMEDIGEEFVNTFLMKSFFQDAQLGFFGDIVRFKMHDLIHDLAMQVAGNDCCYLESETKRPVGSPMHVMLKSDDIGLLESVDASRMRTLILLSSHDWIMNEKELSIILKFKYLRVLKLSYCSLSKSCDSIAKLKHLRYIELWNCKGLGSLSKFISYHVCLQTIISKECKEVEFSAKDISKLINLRHFHIENLKASEKKKTASQFGKLGVGGQYNIFSKFFLSLTNIVRISLEGCHGLKYLPPMERLPFLKSVTICYLRELEVIYYEEPLLSESFFPSLEELTISDCHELRGWSRMRDDVNDDDDDISSQSYHLSFPRLSELEIQCCSKLTHMPTFPKLDKRLILLHARVEPLEITLKCSIELPPLSMLKNLAVGGDDLDVKKLPKNCLQNLISLEELFLDGLPSQTIQEIEILFMDDLNYLPSLRNIMFRFCHDLKALPDWICNLSSLQYMGIDFCENLDSLPKGMPRLAKLQTLDILECSLLIDECETQTSATWPKIAHIPNIILKRNWRIENGINFTR is encoded by the exons ATGGCTGAACAAATTCCATATGCTGTTGCTGCAAGCCTAGTTAACAG GTTGGCTTCTGCTGCTTTTCGTGAGTTTGGACGGATTTATGGTGTTATGGATCAGTTGGAAAGGCTTAAGAGTACAGTTGAATCCATCAGAGCTGTGCTCcttgatgctgaggagaaacaACAGAAAAGTCATGCTGTGCAAATTTGGATAAAAAGACTCAAAGATGATGTACTTCATCCTGCTGATAACTTGCTAGATGAATTTCTTATTGAAGATATGAGACACAAAATGGATGAATCTCATAAGAACAAAGTGAGTCAGGTACTTCATTCTTTATCTCCAAATAGAATTGCTTTTCGCCGAAAAATGGCTCatgagattgaaaaaatacaaaaaaaacttaatgaTGTGGTGAAAGATATGTCTAGCTTGAATCTTAACCACAATATTGTTGCGGTTGAGCAAAGTAACACTATAAGGAGGGAAACGAGTTCTTTTGTGTCACAATCAGATATCATCggaagagaagacaataaaaaTGAGATTATAAGCTTGTTGAGGCAATCACATGAAAATCAACATATCTCTGTGGTTGCTATTGTTGGGATTGGTGGTTTGGGAAAGACTGCTCTTGCTCAATTGGTATATAATGAtggtgaaataaaaaatatttttgaaaatattatgtgggtatgtgTCTCTGATAACTTTGATGTCAAAACTATTCTCAAGAACATGTTGGAGTCATTAACAAAGAGCAAAATTGATGAACCGTTATCATTGGACAACTTGCAAAATATGTTTCGTGACAAATTAACTAGTCAGAGATACTTGTTAGTTTTGGATGACATTTGGAATGAGAGTTTTGAAAAATGGGCTCAATTGAGGACTTACTTGATGTGCGGTGCTCAAGGCAGTAAGATTTTAGTGACAACTCGTAGTAAAACCGTGGCACAGACAATGGGTGTAAGTGACCCCTATGTTTTGAATGGTTTGACTCAAGAAGAATCATGGGGTTTGTTAAAGAAGATTACGTTTGGGCACGATACTATTGAAGTGAATCGGTCTCTTGAATCAATTGGTAAGAAGATGGCAAAAAAGTGCAGTGGCGTTCCACTAGCAATCAGAACACTAGGAGGCCTACTACAGGGTAAAATTGAAGAAAGAGAATGGATTGATGTTTTACAAGGTGACTTTTGGAAATCATGTGAAGACGAAGAAAGCATCATGCCAGTGTTGAAACGAAGTTACCAAAACTTGTCGCCTCAACTGAGACAATGTTTTGCCTACTGCTCTTTATATCCCAAGGATTCGATAATACAGAAGGACGAGTTGATTCATCTTTGGATGGCGCAAGGTTATTTTGAATGTTCAGGTGGAAAGAAGCTCATGGAAGATATCGGTGAGGAATTCGTAAATACTTTCTTGATGAAGTCATTTTTCCAAGATGCTCAACTTGGTTTTTTTGGTGATATAGTTCGTTTCAAAATGCATGATTTAATACATGATCTTGCAATGCAAGTTGCCGGCAATGATTGTTGTTACTTGGAAAGCGAGACAAAAAGACCTGTAGGAAGTCCCATGCATGTAATGTTGAAAAGTGATGATATTGGTTTGCTAGAATCAGTGGATGCAAGTAGGATGCGAACTTTGATTTTGTTGTCCAGTCATGATTGGATTATGAATGAGAAGGAATTgtctattattttaaaattcaaatacttACGCGTCTTGAAGTTGTCATATTGTTCTTTAAGTAAGTCGTGTGATTCAATCGCAAAATTGAAGCATTTAAGATATATTGAATTATGGAACTGCAAAGGACTAGGAAGTCTTTCCAAATTCATAAGTTATCATGTTTGCTTACAAACAATAATATCAAAGGAATGTAAAGAGGTTGAATTTTCTGCAAAAGATAtctcaaaattaatcaatttgagacattttcatattgaaaatttgaaagcCTCTGAAAAGAAGAAGACAGCGTCTCAATTTGGAAAATTGGGTGTGGGGGGAcagtataatattttttcaaagttttttCTTTCACTCACAAATATTGTTCGAATCTCTCTCGAAGGTTGTCATGGTTTGAAGTATCTCCCACCAATGGAACGTCTCCCGTTTCTTAAGTCAGTTACTATATGTTATCTTCGTGAATTGGAAGTCATATATTATGAAGAGCCTCTTTTATCGGAATCATTTTTCCCATCCTTGGAGGAACTCACAATTAGCGATTGTCATGAGCTGAGGGGATGGAGTAGGATGAGGGATGATgtcaatgatgatgatgatgatatctCTTCACAGTCATACCATCTCTCCTTTCCTCGTCTTTCTGAATTAGAGATACAGTGTTGTTCAAAGTTGACTCACATGCCTACTTTTCCAAAACTTGACAAGAGATTGATATTACTACATGCTAGAGTGGAGCCATTGGAAATAACATTAAAGTGTTCGATTGAATTACCTCCTCTTTCCATGCTAAAAAACTTGGCAGTTGGCGGAGATGATCTAGATGTGAAAAAACTCCCAAAGAATTGTCTGCAAAATCTGATTTCTCTTGAGGAATTATTTTTAGATGGGCTTCCAAGTCAAACAATTCAggaaattgaaattttgtttatggACGACCTCAACTATCTTCCTTCATTGCGAAATATTATGTTTCGTTTTTGTCATGATCTAAAGGCATTGCCAGATTGGATTTGCAACCTCTCATCACTTCAGTATATGGGCATCGATTTCTGTGAAAATTTGGATTCACTGCCTAAAGGAATGCCTCGCCTTGCCAAATTGCAGACCCTAGATATCCTTGAGTGTTCCCTTTTAATTGATGAATGTGAGACACAAACAAGTGCAACATGGCCCAAAATTGCTCACATCCCAAACATAATCTTAAAAag